The following coding sequences are from one Fibrobacter sp. UBA4297 window:
- the aspS gene encoding aspartate--tRNA ligase has protein sequence MKRTHNCGQLRKEDVGQIVTLAGWVDRRRDHGGVIFVDLRDKYGKTQIVFNPDYNADVLKTAEQLRNEYVIYVTGKVYAREEGNTNEKLATGEIEVKADKLEILNAALTSPLAINDPNEECKENDDLRLQYRYLDLRRPWIQKKLLLKSRFLKAVYDFFYANGFENIETPCLCKSTPEGARDYLVPSRVNPGKFYALPQSPQQYKQLLMIAGMDRYFQIAKCFRDEDLRADRQPEFTQIDVEMSFVNQDEVMEMFDKFVTEVLGKVWNFEPPRHIRRMKWAEAMLKYGSDKPDLRFDLEIHDVSEIGAKSNFGVFKNCVAAGGKIRGIAAKGCVDFTRKQIDELTAYVGKYGSKGLVWMRVKENDEVETQVGKFFTTEQLNELRDAVGAKCGDMMFFIAGPEKIAATAMGQLRLEVARIKGLRDPKKREFVWITEFPMFEYSDTEGRYMAMHHPFTNPLPEHLDMMLSGNLKDCNAEAYDLVLNGVEIGGGSIRIHNPEVQEKVFRLLGLSEEQVKTKFGFFVDAFKYGAPPHGGLAFGLDRVVATMEGEESIRDYIAFPKNTSASSPMDQSPSEVDLQQLQDIHISVQLPKSK, from the coding sequence ATGAAACGTACACATAACTGCGGCCAGCTTCGCAAGGAAGATGTTGGCCAGATCGTAACACTCGCCGGTTGGGTGGATCGCCGCCGTGACCATGGTGGTGTGATTTTCGTTGACCTCCGCGACAAGTATGGCAAGACCCAGATCGTTTTCAACCCGGACTACAACGCCGACGTGTTGAAGACCGCCGAACAGCTCCGTAACGAATACGTTATTTACGTGACTGGTAAGGTCTACGCCCGCGAAGAAGGCAACACGAACGAAAAGCTCGCTACGGGTGAAATCGAAGTCAAGGCTGACAAGCTCGAAATTTTGAACGCCGCTCTCACCTCTCCCTTGGCCATTAACGACCCGAACGAAGAATGCAAGGAAAACGACGACCTCCGCTTGCAGTACCGCTATTTGGACCTCCGCCGTCCGTGGATCCAGAAGAAGCTCCTCCTCAAGAGCCGCTTCCTCAAGGCCGTGTACGACTTCTTCTATGCCAACGGTTTTGAAAACATCGAAACTCCGTGCCTTTGCAAGTCCACTCCGGAAGGCGCCCGCGACTACCTCGTGCCGTCCCGCGTGAACCCGGGTAAGTTCTACGCCCTTCCGCAGTCTCCGCAGCAGTACAAGCAGCTCTTGATGATTGCTGGCATGGACCGCTACTTCCAGATTGCCAAGTGCTTCCGCGATGAAGACCTCCGCGCTGACCGTCAGCCGGAATTCACACAGATCGACGTCGAAATGTCCTTTGTGAACCAGGACGAAGTCATGGAAATGTTCGACAAGTTCGTGACCGAAGTCTTGGGTAAGGTTTGGAACTTCGAACCGCCGCGCCACATCCGCCGTATGAAGTGGGCAGAAGCTATGCTCAAGTACGGTTCCGACAAGCCGGACCTCCGCTTCGACCTCGAAATCCACGATGTGTCTGAAATCGGTGCAAAGTCCAACTTTGGCGTGTTCAAGAACTGCGTTGCCGCTGGTGGCAAGATCCGCGGTATCGCTGCTAAGGGTTGCGTTGACTTTACTCGTAAGCAGATCGACGAACTCACGGCTTACGTGGGCAAGTACGGTTCCAAGGGCCTCGTGTGGATGCGCGTCAAGGAAAACGACGAAGTGGAAACTCAGGTTGGCAAGTTCTTCACGACCGAACAACTTAACGAACTCCGCGACGCTGTTGGCGCTAAGTGCGGCGACATGATGTTCTTCATCGCCGGTCCGGAAAAGATTGCAGCTACGGCTATGGGTCAGCTCCGCTTGGAAGTCGCCCGAATCAAGGGTCTCCGCGATCCGAAGAAGCGTGAATTTGTGTGGATTACCGAATTCCCGATGTTCGAATACAGCGACACGGAAGGCCGCTACATGGCTATGCACCACCCGTTCACGAACCCGCTTCCGGAACATTTGGACATGATGCTCAGCGGCAACCTCAAGGATTGCAACGCTGAAGCTTATGACCTTGTTCTTAACGGTGTGGAAATCGGCGGTGGTTCTATCCGTATTCACAACCCGGAAGTTCAGGAAAAGGTGTTCCGTTTGCTCGGCCTCTCCGAAGAACAGGTGAAGACCAAGTTCGGCTTCTTCGTTGATGCATTCAAGTATGGTGCTCCTCCGCACGGCGGTCTCGCCTTCGGTCTCGACCGCGTTGTCGCTACCATGGAAGGTGAAGAATCTATCCGTGACTACATCGCATTCCCGAAGAACACGAGTGCTTCTAGCCCGATGGACCAGAGCCCGAGCGAAGTGGATTTGCAGCAGTTGCAGGACATCCACATTTCTGTGCAGTTGCCGAAGAGTAAGTAG
- a CDS encoding ATPase translates to MAEDLQALMERIQKDAVEKAELAAADIISKAKDKAAEIVKAAEDEAKAKLENADKEAQAFTERSERTLEQSARDLLLSVGKNLEKMILDLLSLQIDKSLDESTVKNMLLTVAKSYTSDIEINFSEADAKALTGFVMGEFAKQLKAGVKVESDKGVKFGFRVKLDGGKVSHEFTEQAMAESLSALLRPQLAKIVNKAAQGK, encoded by the coding sequence ATGGCAGAAGATTTGCAAGCCCTTATGGAACGCATCCAGAAGGATGCTGTCGAAAAGGCAGAACTCGCAGCAGCAGATATTATTTCTAAGGCAAAGGACAAGGCAGCTGAAATTGTCAAAGCCGCCGAAGACGAAGCCAAAGCAAAACTCGAAAACGCCGACAAGGAAGCACAAGCATTTACAGAACGCAGCGAACGCACTTTGGAACAGTCCGCTCGCGATTTGCTCCTCTCGGTGGGCAAGAACCTCGAAAAGATGATTCTTGATCTTCTCAGCCTCCAGATTGACAAGTCTCTCGATGAATCTACCGTGAAGAACATGCTCCTTACGGTTGCAAAGAGCTACACCTCCGACATCGAAATTAACTTCTCCGAAGCTGATGCCAAGGCTCTCACGGGCTTTGTGATGGGCGAGTTTGCAAAGCAGCTCAAGGCTGGCGTCAAGGTCGAAAGCGACAAGGGCGTCAAGTTCGGCTTCCGCGTCAAACTCGACGGCGGCAAGGTCAGCCACGAATTTACAGAACAGGCAATGGCGGAATCTCTTTCTGCCTTGCTCAGACCGCAACTTGCAAAGATTGTAAACAAGGCCGCCCAGGGCAAATAA
- a CDS encoding V-type ATP synthase subunit A, producing MASIGKITGVNGNLIRVKFESAVSQNEVAYAKLISKNEAGKTEIIPLKSEVIRIRGDYAELQVFEDTTGLKAGDEVEFTGELLSVELGPGLLTQVFDGLQNPLPKLADECGFFLQRGKYLKALPRDKKWAFTPVAKAGDVVVAGDTLGTVPEGVFSHRIMVPFKLLGKWTVDYITTAGDRVVEDVVAKLKNDKGESVDVTMVQTWPVKMPIKAYEERLRPSKPLTMQQRIIDTFFPVMQGGTFCTPGPFGAGKTVLQQLMSRYADVDIVILAACGERAGEVVETLREFPELIDPRTGKSLMERTLIICNTSSMPVAAREASVYTGVTLAEYYRQMGLNVLLLADSTSRWAQALREMSGRLEEIPGEEAFPAYLESVIASFYERGGVVRLKDGSTGSVTICGSVSPAGGNFEEPVTQATLKVVGAFLGLSRERSDQRRFPAIHPLDSWSKYEGIIDSKKVAEARSILANGVDVNNMMKVVGEEGTSIEDFIVYLKSEYLDAVYLQQDAYNEIDAACSADRQKYVFDKIYTILKTPMTFAEKDVARTFFLKLTQATKDWNRVAFDSQEFKDLESSIFASVKEVSLNA from the coding sequence ATGGCTAGTATCGGAAAAATAACCGGCGTGAACGGAAACCTGATTCGTGTCAAGTTTGAAAGCGCCGTTTCCCAGAACGAAGTGGCTTATGCAAAGCTCATTTCGAAGAACGAAGCAGGTAAGACAGAAATCATCCCCCTTAAGAGCGAAGTGATTCGTATCCGTGGTGATTACGCTGAACTCCAGGTGTTCGAAGATACGACTGGCCTCAAGGCTGGCGACGAAGTCGAATTTACGGGTGAACTCCTTTCTGTTGAACTTGGTCCGGGTCTCCTTACTCAAGTTTTTGATGGCCTTCAGAACCCGCTGCCGAAGCTCGCTGACGAATGCGGCTTCTTCCTCCAGCGCGGTAAGTACTTGAAGGCTCTCCCGCGTGACAAGAAGTGGGCTTTTACTCCGGTCGCTAAGGCTGGCGATGTTGTTGTCGCTGGTGATACGCTCGGTACGGTTCCGGAAGGTGTTTTCTCGCACCGCATCATGGTGCCGTTCAAGCTCCTTGGCAAGTGGACTGTAGATTACATTACGACTGCCGGTGACCGCGTTGTCGAAGATGTTGTCGCAAAGCTCAAGAACGATAAGGGCGAATCTGTTGATGTGACGATGGTGCAGACCTGGCCGGTGAAGATGCCGATCAAGGCTTACGAAGAACGCTTGCGCCCCTCCAAGCCGCTCACTATGCAGCAGCGCATTATCGATACGTTCTTCCCTGTGATGCAGGGCGGTACGTTCTGTACGCCGGGCCCGTTCGGTGCCGGTAAGACCGTGCTCCAGCAGCTTATGAGCCGTTATGCCGACGTGGACATCGTGATTTTGGCCGCTTGCGGTGAACGTGCTGGTGAAGTGGTGGAAACCCTTCGTGAATTCCCGGAATTGATTGATCCGCGTACGGGCAAGTCCTTGATGGAACGTACGCTGATTATTTGTAACACGTCTTCGATGCCGGTGGCTGCTCGTGAAGCTTCTGTTTATACCGGCGTGACGCTCGCTGAATACTACCGTCAGATGGGCCTCAACGTGCTCCTCCTCGCAGACTCTACTTCTCGTTGGGCTCAGGCTCTCCGTGAAATGAGTGGTCGTTTGGAAGAAATTCCGGGCGAAGAAGCATTCCCGGCTTACCTCGAATCTGTGATCGCATCTTTCTACGAACGCGGTGGCGTTGTCCGCCTCAAGGACGGTTCGACCGGCTCCGTGACAATTTGCGGTTCCGTGTCTCCGGCAGGTGGTAACTTCGAAGAACCGGTGACCCAGGCTACCCTTAAGGTGGTGGGCGCATTCCTCGGCCTTTCCCGTGAACGTTCTGACCAGCGCCGCTTCCCGGCAATCCATCCGCTCGATTCCTGGTCCAAGTACGAAGGCATTATCGATTCCAAGAAGGTTGCCGAAGCCCGTTCCATTCTCGCTAACGGCGTGGATGTGAACAACATGATGAAGGTCGTGGGCGAAGAAGGTACTTCCATCGAAGACTTTATCGTTTATTTGAAATCCGAATACTTGGATGCAGTTTATCTGCAGCAGGACGCTTATAATGAAATCGACGCCGCTTGCTCTGCAGACCGTCAGAAGTACGTGTTCGATAAAATTTATACCATCCTTAAGACTCCGATGACATTTGCCGAAAAGGATGTTGCTCGTACGTTCTTCCTCAAGCTCACGCAGGCGACCAAGGACTGGAACCGCGTGGCATTTGACAGCCAGGAATTCAAGGATCTCGAATCCAGTATTTTTGCTTCCGTAAAGGAGGTTTCTCTCAATGCATAA
- a CDS encoding V-type ATP synthase subunit B, whose protein sequence is MHNVTYHRIERIAGSVITLRAEGVANQELAQVTSSFGTSLARVIRIDGDLVDLQVFAGARGISTDSEVRFLGEPMKVPYSEALLGRVFNGAGKPRDNGPEVDGERITIGGPSVNPAKRIIPKTMVRTGIPMIDVFNTLVVSQKLPIFSIAGEPYNELLARIALQAEVDVIILGGMGLKHDDYLYLKDYLEKNGALSRTVMFMHTASDPIVECLLVPDASLAVAEKFATEGKNVLVLLTDMTNFADAMKEIAITMEQIPSNRGYPGDLYSQLASRYEKAVDFSDAGSITILAVTTMPGDDVTHPVPDNTGYITEGQFYLRKGRIEPFGSLSRLKQQVNGKTRSDHRTIMNTMIQLYASYKETLEKQSMGFNMSNWDQKLLKYGVRFEKEMMDLSVNIPLEKALDLGWEILADCFTPEETGIPTKMINQYWPKKW, encoded by the coding sequence ATGCATAATGTTACTTACCATCGTATTGAACGCATTGCCGGTTCTGTGATTACTTTGAGAGCCGAAGGCGTTGCAAACCAAGAACTCGCTCAGGTTACAAGTTCGTTCGGTACATCTCTTGCCCGCGTGATCCGCATTGACGGTGATCTTGTGGACTTGCAGGTTTTTGCGGGTGCCCGTGGTATTTCTACGGATTCCGAAGTGCGATTCCTTGGTGAACCGATGAAGGTCCCGTACAGCGAAGCTTTGCTTGGCCGCGTGTTTAACGGTGCCGGCAAGCCGCGCGATAACGGCCCGGAAGTCGATGGCGAACGCATCACGATTGGTGGCCCCTCCGTAAACCCAGCTAAGCGTATCATCCCGAAGACGATGGTGCGTACGGGTATCCCGATGATTGATGTGTTCAACACGCTCGTCGTTTCGCAGAAGCTCCCGATTTTCTCGATTGCAGGTGAACCCTACAACGAACTTTTGGCACGTATCGCCTTGCAGGCTGAAGTCGACGTGATTATCCTCGGCGGCATGGGCCTCAAGCACGATGACTACCTCTATCTCAAGGATTACCTCGAAAAGAACGGTGCACTTAGCCGTACGGTGATGTTCATGCACACTGCATCTGACCCGATTGTGGAATGCTTGCTCGTTCCGGATGCATCTTTGGCTGTTGCTGAAAAGTTTGCAACCGAAGGCAAGAACGTGCTCGTGCTCCTCACGGACATGACGAACTTCGCCGACGCCATGAAGGAAATCGCTATTACGATGGAACAGATTCCGTCTAACCGAGGTTATCCTGGCGACCTTTACTCTCAGCTCGCAAGCCGTTACGAAAAGGCTGTGGACTTTAGCGATGCTGGTTCTATCACGATTTTGGCTGTGACCACCATGCCGGGCGACGACGTGACGCACCCGGTTCCGGACAACACGGGTTACATTACCGAAGGTCAGTTCTACTTGCGCAAGGGCCGTATCGAACCGTTTGGTTCTTTGAGCCGCTTGAAGCAGCAGGTGAACGGCAAGACCCGTAGTGACCACCGTACCATCATGAACACCATGATTCAGCTGTACGCCAGCTACAAGGAAACCTTGGAAAAGCAATCCATGGGCTTCAACATGAGCAACTGGGACCAGAAGCTGTTGAAGTACGGCGTACGCTTCGAAAAGGAAATGATGGACCTTTCTGTGAACATCCCTCTTGAAAAGGCTTTGGATCTCGGATGGGAAATCCTCGCCGATTGCTTCACTCCTGAAGAAACCGGTATCCCCACCAAGATGATCAATCAGTACTGGCCGAAGAAGTGGTAA
- a CDS encoding V-type ATP synthase subunit D translates to MAKVKLTKNALKAERDALKRFQRYLPTLLLKKQQLQMEMRTLQEKVMAKREEEDKLRKSMASWISLFAEPIEWKKYLSVKSVEQGEGNIAGVKIPTFSGVEFNVNIPDFFTTPVWLDDGIRSLQGLISLRLERRVLERQYELLSKELRTTSQRVNLFEKVKIPESKDNIRKINIFLGDQQTSGVARSKLAKGKATAKALALDAQSKEVAA, encoded by the coding sequence ATGGCTAAGGTCAAGTTAACTAAAAACGCCCTCAAGGCGGAACGTGACGCACTGAAGCGCTTCCAGCGCTATCTGCCGACGTTGCTTTTGAAAAAGCAGCAGTTGCAGATGGAAATGCGTACGCTCCAGGAGAAGGTGATGGCGAAACGCGAAGAAGAGGATAAGCTCCGCAAGAGCATGGCTTCGTGGATTTCGCTTTTTGCCGAACCCATTGAGTGGAAAAAGTATCTCTCGGTGAAGAGTGTCGAACAGGGCGAGGGTAACATTGCCGGCGTGAAGATTCCGACGTTTAGCGGCGTGGAATTCAACGTGAACATTCCGGACTTCTTTACGACTCCGGTGTGGCTCGACGATGGTATCCGCAGCTTACAGGGTTTGATTTCTTTGCGCCTGGAACGTCGCGTGCTCGAGCGTCAGTACGAACTTTTGTCTAAAGAATTGCGTACCACGAGCCAGCGTGTGAACCTGTTCGAAAAGGTGAAGATTCCCGAGTCTAAGGATAACATCCGCAAAATCAATATCTTCTTGGGCGACCAGCAGACAAGCGGTGTGGCCCGTAGTAAGCTTGCAAAGGGCAAGGCTACGGCTAAGGCGCTTGCACTTGACGCTCAGAGTAAGGAGGTTGCCGCATGA
- a CDS encoding V-type ATP synthase subunit I — MITPMKKVTILTLASHKEETLKALREMEIIHLTPLQNAVGASVNGAKGAVARVQKAMEVVPDKLRKGVTPAAKGASGVTLVEEIQTLISDKKNAEIQLEQAKEELEKLHAFGNLDPRTVKELAAKGIFVRLYLVDLSKEPFEVEGDNAYKHVFGKDENGTYIAVFTKGDAPASVKGAFTELAMPLKSLEEYRMIEEESNTTISAVDERFAQLASVKDDLEDRLLEVTDRYNLVEASASMLQNKGLAALQGFCPEPRVAEIRAAAKANGWGIRVEDPTDEDSVPTLLGYNKLSRPMQCLYDIIGISPGYNEVDVSSVFLCFFSIFFAMIVGDMAYGLLFLGIALYARAKMPKASSAGFHFVYLMSWATIIWGAINANFLGLTPELAGWSYYLDIANYNFIPEGVRNVLYWIRSSAPTDPTRFEAYKQFCEMFTFLPESFVPKAAGASQMQHIQLFCFCIAVVHLSIAHAWNVVVRIKRKSSTFMAQVGWLMGAWVMFFLACNMVLGIDMPKFVIPMFIVEVVLLVLFTVPPSRLKQDFISIPMLVLDIVNSFTDVISYIRLFAVGMSGAAIAEAFNGMLSPLFGSAVGVAGAALVLLGVHCLNIALAVMGVAVHAVRLNTLEFSNGLGLEWSGFAFSPFAKQKN, encoded by the coding sequence ATGATTACTCCTATGAAGAAGGTGACCATTCTTACGCTTGCAAGCCATAAGGAAGAAACCCTTAAGGCTCTGCGCGAAATGGAAATTATCCATTTGACTCCGCTCCAGAATGCCGTAGGTGCATCTGTGAACGGTGCAAAGGGTGCTGTGGCCCGTGTGCAGAAGGCTATGGAAGTCGTTCCGGATAAGCTTCGCAAGGGTGTGACGCCTGCAGCGAAAGGTGCAAGCGGTGTAACGCTCGTCGAAGAAATCCAGACGCTCATTTCGGACAAGAAAAATGCCGAAATCCAGCTGGAACAAGCCAAGGAAGAACTTGAAAAGCTCCACGCTTTTGGAAATCTCGATCCGCGCACGGTCAAGGAACTTGCCGCAAAGGGCATTTTTGTTCGCCTTTATCTCGTCGATCTTTCTAAGGAACCTTTTGAAGTCGAAGGCGATAACGCTTACAAGCATGTCTTTGGCAAGGATGAAAATGGCACGTACATTGCCGTGTTCACGAAGGGCGATGCTCCTGCATCTGTGAAGGGTGCGTTTACGGAACTCGCCATGCCTCTCAAGTCGCTCGAAGAATATCGAATGATTGAAGAGGAATCGAACACGACGATTTCTGCTGTGGATGAACGCTTTGCCCAGCTTGCTTCTGTGAAGGACGATCTTGAAGACCGCCTTTTGGAAGTGACGGACCGTTACAATCTCGTGGAAGCTTCTGCAAGCATGCTCCAGAACAAGGGCCTTGCAGCACTTCAGGGATTCTGCCCGGAACCGCGCGTTGCTGAAATCCGTGCGGCAGCGAAGGCAAACGGCTGGGGCATCCGTGTTGAAGATCCGACGGACGAAGATAGCGTCCCGACGCTTCTCGGCTACAACAAGCTTTCACGCCCGATGCAGTGCCTCTATGACATTATTGGCATCTCGCCGGGCTACAACGAAGTTGACGTGAGCTCTGTGTTCCTCTGCTTCTTTAGCATTTTCTTTGCGATGATCGTGGGCGATATGGCGTACGGCCTGTTGTTCCTCGGCATCGCCCTCTATGCGAGAGCGAAAATGCCGAAGGCAAGCAGTGCTGGATTCCACTTTGTGTATTTGATGAGCTGGGCGACTATCATCTGGGGCGCCATCAATGCAAATTTCCTCGGGCTTACGCCGGAACTTGCAGGGTGGAGCTACTATCTCGATATCGCTAACTACAACTTTATCCCGGAAGGCGTGCGTAACGTGCTCTACTGGATTCGCAGCTCTGCTCCGACGGATCCGACGCGCTTCGAAGCATACAAGCAGTTCTGCGAGATGTTTACATTCTTGCCGGAAAGCTTTGTGCCGAAGGCCGCAGGGGCATCCCAGATGCAGCATATCCAGCTGTTCTGTTTCTGCATTGCCGTTGTGCACTTGAGCATTGCTCATGCGTGGAACGTTGTTGTGCGTATCAAGCGCAAGTCTTCGACGTTCATGGCGCAGGTGGGCTGGCTCATGGGTGCTTGGGTCATGTTCTTCCTTGCATGCAACATGGTGCTTGGAATCGACATGCCGAAGTTCGTCATCCCGATGTTCATCGTGGAAGTCGTGCTTCTCGTGCTCTTTACGGTGCCGCCTAGCCGCCTCAAACAGGACTTCATCAGCATCCCGATGCTCGTGCTCGACATCGTGAACAGCTTTACCGACGTCATCAGCTATATCCGTCTCTTTGCTGTGGGTATGTCTGGTGCCGCAATCGCCGAAGCGTTCAATGGAATGCTCTCGCCGCTGTTTGGCTCTGCCGTGGGTGTTGCCGGTGCAGCTCTAGTTCTTTTGGGCGTTCATTGCTTGAACATTGCACTTGCCGTGATGGGCGTTGCAGTGCATGCCGTACGTCTTAACACACTCGAATTTTCAAATGGACTTGGTCTTGAATGGAGCGGATTTGCATTCAGCCCCTTCGCCAAGCAAAAAAATTAA
- a CDS encoding V-type ATP synthase subunit K (produces ATP from ADP in the presence of a proton gradient across the membrane; the K subunit is a nonenzymatic component which binds the dimeric form by interacting with the G and E subunits): MEPNTMVTLAKMGAAAALGISAMGSALGCGTAGMSAITMWKKAYAQGKSALFTLLVFVGAPISQTIYGMLLMNFILSKAAEQGFTNWGGCLGAGIFGGLGMMASAWYQGKSAAVACDALGETGKGMVNYLMVLGIVETVALFVLVFSMMVL, encoded by the coding sequence ATGGAACCGAATACAATGGTTACTCTCGCTAAAATGGGTGCTGCTGCCGCTCTCGGCATTTCGGCAATGGGCTCCGCCCTTGGTTGCGGAACGGCTGGTATGTCTGCTATCACGATGTGGAAGAAGGCTTATGCTCAGGGTAAGTCCGCTCTCTTCACGCTTCTCGTGTTCGTCGGTGCTCCGATTTCCCAGACGATTTACGGCATGTTGCTCATGAACTTCATCTTGAGCAAGGCTGCTGAACAGGGCTTTACGAACTGGGGCGGCTGCCTCGGTGCTGGTATCTTCGGTGGCCTCGGCATGATGGCTTCTGCTTGGTACCAGGGCAAGTCTGCTGCAGTGGCTTGCGATGCTCTCGGTGAAACCGGCAAGGGCATGGTGAACTACTTGATGGTTCTCGGTATCGTCGAAACTGTCGCTTTGTTCGTGCTCGTGTTCTCCATGATGGTGCTTTAA
- a CDS encoding V-type ATP synthase subunit K (produces ATP from ADP in the presence of a proton gradient across the membrane; the K subunit is a nonenzymatic component which binds the dimeric form by interacting with the G and E subunits), with protein MDQSQLLTLAKLGAVAALGLAAVGSALGCGTAGMAAIGAWKKAYLKGKNALFTLLIFVGAPIAQTIYGMLLMMYILNKSQANPGNWAAYLGVGIFGGIGMMASAWYVGKSAADACNALGETGKGLVNYLMVLGVGETVALFVMVFSMMLVS; from the coding sequence ATGGATCAATCACAACTTTTAACGCTCGCAAAGCTCGGTGCGGTGGCGGCTCTTGGCCTTGCCGCGGTGGGCTCTGCGCTGGGTTGCGGGACTGCCGGCATGGCGGCCATCGGTGCCTGGAAAAAGGCGTATCTCAAGGGTAAGAACGCGCTCTTTACGCTGCTCATTTTTGTGGGTGCGCCGATTGCGCAGACGATTTACGGCATGCTCCTGATGATGTACATCTTGAACAAGTCGCAGGCAAATCCTGGCAACTGGGCAGCTTACCTCGGCGTAGGCATTTTCGGTGGCATTGGCATGATGGCTAGCGCTTGGTACGTGGGCAAGTCCGCAGCTGACGCTTGCAACGCTCTTGGCGAAACGGGCAAGGGCCTCGTGAACTACCTCATGGTGCTCGGTGTCGGCGAAACCGTCGCGCTGTTCGTCATGGTGTTCTCGATGATGCTCGTGTCGTAA
- a CDS encoding aminoglycoside phosphotransferase family protein codes for MQNDIIKISPSIHEFLLTHGYTENFTVTPIAGAGSGRRYFRIASDERKSVLQVSAEVNEDFKHFVEYSKTFREYGLPVPRVYCVDENACQVLQEDLGKRSLLDEAFPNGSKVLSGSARILYPEVIDALIQWQNASHQLFSHHTEIWLRRFDFAALKWESDYFTENYLKLHKGITEIPESVRYFYSLVAVSVEAQTKVLMHRDFQSQNIMIRPNSEVAFVDFQGARRGSMFYDIASLLWDPYVSLPLPMIKDFFEYWRSQYRGTRIYTKDDAWDGFVHASLQRLMQALGAYCFLSKVKKIEKFEQYIEPGKAQLRVLFGEFKQIAKATDPEVFKFMDWALQ; via the coding sequence ATGCAAAACGATATTATTAAAATTTCTCCGAGTATTCATGAGTTCCTCTTGACTCATGGTTATACTGAAAACTTTACTGTGACTCCCATTGCCGGTGCAGGCTCTGGAAGGCGTTATTTCCGTATCGCTAGCGATGAACGTAAAAGCGTCTTGCAGGTGAGTGCCGAAGTGAACGAAGATTTCAAGCACTTTGTCGAGTATTCCAAGACATTCAGGGAATACGGCTTGCCGGTTCCGCGCGTTTATTGTGTTGACGAAAATGCGTGCCAGGTGTTGCAAGAAGACTTGGGCAAACGCAGCCTCTTGGACGAAGCTTTCCCGAATGGCTCAAAGGTCCTTTCGGGCAGTGCGCGTATTCTGTACCCGGAAGTGATTGATGCGCTTATCCAGTGGCAGAATGCAAGCCATCAGCTGTTTAGCCATCATACCGAAATTTGGCTCCGTCGTTTTGACTTTGCCGCCCTCAAGTGGGAATCCGATTACTTTACCGAGAATTACCTCAAGCTCCACAAGGGCATTACGGAAATTCCGGAATCAGTTCGCTATTTCTATTCACTCGTGGCCGTCTCCGTTGAAGCTCAGACGAAGGTCTTGATGCATCGCGATTTCCAGAGCCAGAACATCATGATCCGCCCGAATTCCGAAGTCGCATTTGTGGATTTCCAGGGCGCTCGTCGCGGTTCTATGTTCTATGATATTGCATCGCTCTTGTGGGACCCGTACGTGAGCTTGCCGCTCCCGATGATCAAGGACTTCTTTGAATATTGGCGCAGCCAGTACCGCGGTACAAGAATTTATACGAAGGACGATGCCTGGGATGGCTTTGTGCATGCCAGTTTGCAGCGCTTGATGCAGGCTCTTGGCGCATACTGTTTCCTCTCGAAGGTGAAAAAGATTGAAAAGTTCGAACAGTACATTGAACCGGGCAAGGCTCAGCTCCGTGTGCTGTTTGGCGAATTCAAGCAGATTGCCAAGGCTACAGACCCTGAAGTGTTCAAGTTCATGGATTGGGCGCTGCAGTAA
- a CDS encoding PTS sugar transporter subunit IIA, whose product MALIYTRIYAQPVEFNRALGYAYDALVKSPYSFDAMSTWKGLSERVAQGIYMGQGLLLPHTRVSGLQEPLMAFVVAREGITGIKTRNEEIAQFMCVLLSPAESAMAHTVTIANVAKRLLDPEWKEKVLAATDEEELKKMF is encoded by the coding sequence ATGGCTCTCATCTATACGCGTATTTACGCGCAGCCAGTGGAGTTCAATCGTGCTTTGGGTTACGCTTATGACGCACTTGTGAAAAGTCCTTATTCGTTTGATGCGATGTCTACATGGAAAGGGCTTTCGGAGCGTGTCGCTCAGGGCATTTATATGGGGCAGGGACTCTTGCTCCCGCATACGCGAGTTTCTGGTTTGCAGGAACCGTTGATGGCTTTTGTTGTCGCTCGTGAGGGCATTACGGGGATTAAAACTCGTAATGAAGAAATTGCTCAATTTATGTGCGTGCTTCTTTCTCCGGCGGAATCGGCTATGGCGCATACGGTTACGATTGCGAATGTGGCAAAGCGATTGCTCGACCCCGAATGGAAAGAAAAAGTCCTCGCCGCCACCGATGAGGAAGAATTAAAGAAAATGTTCTAA